One window of the Roseovarius sp. THAF9 genome contains the following:
- the mnmA gene encoding tRNA 2-thiouridine(34) synthase MnmA — protein sequence MPLDPELNSLGFPKAPADTRVVVAMSGGVDSSVVAAQLAEEGYDVVGVTLQLYDHGAALAKKGACCAGVDIHDARRVAEEMGFPHYVLDYENIFKDAVIDEFADSYLAGATPVPCIRCNERVKFKDLLETAKDLDADCMATGHYIQRKLGDRGPELHCAADAARDQSYFLFSTTPEQLDFLRFPLGHLPSKDATRKLAARYGLPVADKPDSQDICFVPNGNYASVIEKLRPGAAEPGEIVHADGRVLGRHDGVIHYTIGQRRGLGIGGLEEPLYVVKLDVDTQRVIVGPKEMLATRTVPVREINWLGDEDFQSRPAWHVSVKVRSTRPPREAIIRPTGPDTAEVELMVAEEGVSPGQACVFYETEGGRILGGGWIWKG from the coding sequence ATGCCGCTCGATCCTGAACTGAACTCGCTTGGATTTCCCAAAGCCCCCGCCGACACGCGGGTCGTCGTTGCCATGTCCGGCGGCGTTGACAGCTCCGTCGTGGCGGCGCAACTGGCCGAGGAAGGCTACGATGTGGTGGGGGTGACGCTGCAGCTTTACGACCATGGCGCGGCGCTGGCCAAGAAAGGCGCCTGCTGTGCCGGGGTCGACATCCACGACGCACGGCGCGTGGCCGAGGAGATGGGCTTTCCGCATTACGTGCTGGATTACGAGAACATCTTCAAGGACGCGGTGATCGACGAGTTCGCCGACAGCTATCTTGCGGGGGCGACTCCGGTGCCCTGCATCCGTTGCAACGAGCGGGTGAAGTTCAAGGACCTTTTGGAGACGGCCAAGGACCTTGATGCCGATTGCATGGCGACAGGGCATTACATCCAGCGCAAGCTGGGCGACCGCGGTCCGGAACTGCATTGCGCGGCGGATGCTGCCCGCGACCAGAGCTATTTCCTGTTCTCGACCACGCCGGAACAGCTGGATTTCCTGCGTTTTCCGCTGGGGCATCTGCCGTCCAAGGACGCGACGCGGAAACTGGCCGCGCGCTATGGACTTCCCGTGGCGGACAAGCCCGACAGCCAGGACATCTGCTTTGTGCCGAATGGCAACTATGCATCGGTGATCGAAAAGCTGCGTCCGGGGGCCGCCGAGCCGGGCGAGATCGTCCATGCCGATGGCCGCGTGCTGGGGCGGCATGACGGCGTGATCCACTACACGATCGGCCAGCGCCGGGGCCTTGGCATCGGCGGCCTGGAAGAGCCGCTTTACGTGGTGAAACTTGACGTCGATACGCAGCGCGTAATCGTCGGACCCAAAGAGATGTTGGCGACCCGCACCGTGCCGGTGCGCGAGATCAACTGGCTGGGCGACGAGGATTTCCAGAGCCGTCCCGCGTGGCACGTATCGGTCAAGGTCCGCTCCACCCGCCCGCCGCGAGAGGCGATCATCCGCCCCACCGGGCCGGACACGGCGGAGGTCGAGTTGATGGTGGCCGAGGAAGGTGTGTCACCCGGGCAGGCCTGCGTGTTCTACGAGACCGAGGGCGGCCGCATCCTTGGCGGTGGCTGGATCTGGAAAGGCTGA
- the ligA gene encoding NAD-dependent DNA ligase LigA, with the protein MTAETPVDTLTETQAHKELARLADVLAKANDAYHRDDAPQITDADYDALKARNAAIEARFPKLKRDDSPSDQVGAAPADRFSKVTHAVRMLSLSNVFDDAEVVDFDDRIRRYLGLAADAPLKYTAEPKIDGLSLSLRYEGGKLVQAATRGDGAVGENVTANARTIDDIPVTLEDAPDVLEVRGEVYMSHADFEALNKRQAEQDAKTFANPRNAAAGSLRQLDSSITKSRPLRFFAYAWGEVSEALASTQMDAIDRLAELGFSTNPLTALCDGPAEMQAHYDQIEQQRASLGYDIDGVVYKVNDLDLQRRLGFRSTTPRWATAHKFPAELAWTTLENIEIQVGRTGALSPVARLTPVTVGGVVVSNATLHNEDYIKGLDSKGQEIRGGKDIRIGDWVQVYRAGDVIPKVADVDLSKRPEGAEPYVFPTECPECGSEAIREEGDAVRRCTGGLICPAQAVEKLKHFVSRAAFDIEGLGAKQVEQFYRDGWIREPADIFTLQERYGSGVKQLKNREGWGEKSAENLFQAIEDTRTIPFGRVLFALGIRHVGEQASNLIARSYGRWDTFTAAMDAAKECEGPEWDNLLAIDGVGEVMARSLVTAFAQDHERDSIDRLTAHLTIEEAAAPATDGSPVAGKTVVFTGTLEKMTRAEAKARAEALGAKVSGSVSAKTDLLVAGPGAGSKAKKAAELGIETIDEDGWLELIDDA; encoded by the coding sequence ATGACCGCCGAAACACCCGTAGACACCCTGACCGAAACGCAGGCCCACAAAGAGCTGGCCCGCCTGGCCGACGTGCTGGCAAAGGCCAATGATGCCTATCATCGGGACGACGCGCCGCAGATCACCGATGCGGACTACGATGCGCTCAAGGCCCGCAACGCCGCCATCGAGGCGCGGTTCCCCAAGCTCAAGCGCGACGACAGCCCCAGTGACCAGGTCGGGGCGGCCCCGGCAGATCGCTTTTCCAAGGTCACGCACGCGGTCCGGATGCTCAGCCTGTCGAACGTTTTTGACGACGCCGAGGTCGTGGACTTCGACGATCGAATCCGCCGTTATTTGGGCCTCGCTGCCGATGCACCGCTCAAATACACCGCCGAACCCAAGATCGACGGGCTGAGCCTGAGCCTGCGCTACGAGGGGGGCAAACTGGTCCAGGCTGCCACGCGCGGCGACGGTGCAGTGGGCGAGAACGTGACCGCCAATGCCCGGACCATCGACGATATTCCCGTGACGCTGGAAGACGCGCCTGACGTGCTGGAAGTGCGCGGCGAAGTCTACATGAGCCACGCCGATTTCGAGGCGCTGAACAAAAGGCAAGCCGAGCAGGATGCCAAGACCTTCGCCAACCCGCGCAATGCCGCCGCGGGATCGCTGCGGCAACTCGACAGCAGCATCACTAAGTCCCGCCCGTTGCGCTTCTTCGCCTATGCCTGGGGCGAGGTGAGCGAAGCGCTGGCAAGCACGCAAATGGACGCGATAGACCGGCTGGCCGAGTTGGGGTTTTCGACCAACCCGCTGACCGCGCTCTGCGACGGCCCGGCAGAGATGCAGGCGCATTACGACCAGATCGAACAACAGCGCGCCAGCCTAGGCTATGACATCGACGGCGTGGTCTACAAGGTCAATGACCTCGACCTGCAGCGCCGGCTGGGCTTTCGCAGCACGACGCCCCGCTGGGCCACGGCGCATAAATTTCCCGCCGAGCTGGCCTGGACCACTTTGGAAAACATCGAGATCCAGGTGGGCCGCACCGGCGCGCTGTCCCCCGTGGCCCGGCTGACCCCCGTGACCGTGGGCGGCGTGGTGGTCAGCAACGCCACCCTGCACAACGAGGATTACATCAAGGGCCTCGACAGCAAGGGGCAGGAGATCCGCGGCGGCAAGGACATCCGGATCGGTGACTGGGTGCAGGTCTACCGCGCCGGCGACGTGATCCCGAAAGTGGCGGATGTGGATCTGTCGAAGCGGCCCGAGGGCGCGGAACCTTACGTGTTTCCGACCGAGTGCCCCGAATGCGGCTCCGAGGCGATCCGCGAAGAGGGCGATGCCGTGCGCCGCTGCACTGGCGGGCTGATCTGCCCGGCGCAGGCTGTTGAAAAGCTGAAACATTTCGTGTCACGAGCGGCGTTTGATATTGAAGGTCTGGGCGCAAAACAGGTCGAGCAGTTCTATCGCGACGGCTGGATCAGGGAACCGGCCGATATCTTCACGTTGCAGGAGCGCTACGGCAGCGGCGTGAAGCAGTTGAAGAACCGCGAAGGCTGGGGCGAGAAAAGCGCCGAGAACCTATTTCAGGCCATCGAGGATACGCGGACGATCCCCTTTGGCCGGGTCCTGTTCGCGCTTGGCATCCGCCACGTGGGTGAGCAGGCCAGCAACCTGATTGCGCGCAGCTATGGCCGGTGGGATACTTTCACCGCGGCGATGGACGCCGCGAAAGAGTGCGAAGGCCCGGAATGGGACAACCTTCTGGCCATCGACGGGGTTGGCGAGGTCATGGCGCGCAGCCTTGTCACCGCCTTTGCGCAGGATCATGAGCGCGACAGCATCGACCGGCTGACGGCCCATCTGACCATCGAAGAGGCCGCGGCCCCCGCGACGGATGGCAGCCCCGTCGCGGGCAAAACGGTCGTCTTTACCGGCACGCTGGAAAAGATGACCCGCGCCGAGGCCAAGGCACGGGCCGAAGCGTTGGGCGCCAAGGTTTCGGGCTCGGTGTCGGCCAAGACCGACCTGCTGGTGGCCGGGCCGGGGGCGGGCAGCAAGGCCAAGAAAGCCGCCGAGCTGGGCATCGAGACCATCGACGAGGATGGCTGGCTGGAGCTGATCGACGACGCATGA
- a CDS encoding cation diffusion facilitator family transporter, with the protein MHDHSHGHSHVPKKERTIAIAAALTGGFMLAELVGGILSGSLALLADAGHMLTDFASLMLAWFAFRIARRPADWKRTYGYDRFSVLAAFVNGLTLFAIALWIVIEAVRRLAQPVEVLGGLMLWVALVGLVVNIASFWVLTREDSDNLNIRAAALHVAGDLLGSVAAIVASLVILWTGWMPIDPILSVLVAVIILRSALKVVRESGHILLEGAPGGFDRREVAEALTRDVPGVAEVSHVHAWQVTQERPMVTLNLSVCQGFDAEAVKTQVRDILRDTYGMDHATIEVVR; encoded by the coding sequence ATGCACGACCATTCGCACGGCCACAGCCACGTTCCGAAGAAGGAACGCACCATCGCCATCGCCGCCGCCCTGACGGGCGGCTTCATGCTGGCCGAACTTGTGGGCGGGATCCTGTCGGGATCGCTGGCACTACTGGCCGATGCAGGGCATATGCTGACCGATTTCGCGTCATTGATGTTGGCCTGGTTCGCGTTCCGCATCGCGCGGCGGCCGGCCGACTGGAAGCGGACCTATGGCTACGACCGGTTCTCGGTCCTTGCGGCCTTCGTCAACGGGCTGACACTCTTTGCCATCGCGCTCTGGATCGTGATCGAGGCGGTACGGCGTTTGGCGCAACCGGTCGAGGTGTTGGGCGGGCTGATGCTCTGGGTGGCGCTGGTCGGGCTGGTGGTGAACATCGCGTCCTTCTGGGTGCTGACGCGCGAGGACAGCGACAACCTGAACATACGCGCGGCCGCGCTGCATGTGGCGGGGGATCTGCTGGGCTCGGTTGCAGCGATTGTCGCCTCGCTGGTGATCCTCTGGACCGGCTGGATGCCGATCGACCCTATCCTGTCAGTGCTGGTGGCGGTGATCATCCTGCGCTCGGCGCTGAAAGTGGTCCGCGAAAGCGGGCATATCCTGTTGGAAGGCGCGCCCGGCGGGTTTGACCGGCGCGAGGTGGCCGAGGCTTTGACCCGGGATGTGCCGGGTGTGGCCGAGGTCAGCCACGTGCACGCCTGGCAGGTGACGCAGGAGCGCCCGATGGTGACACTGAACCTGTCGGTATGCCAAGGCTTTGACGCCGAAGCGGTCAAAACGCAGGTCAGAGACATCCTGCGCGACACCTATGGGATGGATCATGCAACGATCGAAGTGGTGCGCTGA
- the ctrA gene encoding response regulator transcription factor CtrA yields the protein MRVLLIEDDPNTSKSIELMLTHANLNVYTTDLGEEGIDLAKLYDYDLILLDLGLPDMNGHEVLRQLRLARIETPILILSGADDTENKIKGFGFGADDYLTKPFHREELVARIHAIIRRSKGHSQSMIRTGKVNVNLDAKTVDVGGKTVHLTGKEYQMLELLSLRKGTTLTKEMFLNHLYGGMDEPELKIIDVFICKLRKKLAEATGGDNYIETVWGRGYVLRDPDPTEGKGDGPRLAVGA from the coding sequence ATGCGCGTTCTATTGATCGAAGACGATCCCAATACTTCGAAAAGCATCGAATTGATGCTGACCCATGCCAATCTGAACGTGTACACCACGGACCTTGGCGAGGAGGGGATCGACCTGGCCAAGCTTTACGATTACGACCTGATCCTGCTTGATCTGGGTCTGCCAGACATGAACGGACACGAGGTCCTGCGGCAACTCAGGCTTGCACGGATCGAAACGCCGATCCTGATCCTGTCAGGGGCGGATGACACCGAGAACAAGATCAAGGGATTTGGTTTCGGTGCCGACGACTACCTGACCAAACCCTTCCACCGCGAGGAACTGGTGGCGCGGATCCATGCGATCATCCGTCGGTCCAAGGGGCATTCGCAGTCGATGATCCGCACCGGCAAGGTGAACGTCAATCTTGACGCCAAGACGGTGGATGTGGGCGGAAAGACGGTGCACCTGACGGGCAAGGAATACCAGATGCTCGAACTTCTCAGCCTGCGCAAGGGCACGACCCTGACGAAAGAGATGTTCCTGAACCATCTTTACGGCGGCATGGATGAGCCGGAGCTCAAGATCATCGACGTCTTCATCTGCAAGCTGCGCAAGAAGCTGGCGGAGGCGACGGGGGGCGACAACTACATCGAAACGGTTTGGGGCCGCGGCTATGTTCTGCGCGACCCGGATCCGACAGAGGGAAAAGGTGACGGCCCGCGGCTCGCCGTGGGCGCCTGA
- a CDS encoding DUF1153 domain-containing protein: MYLKKVEGPRAVTLPDGTVMTRADLPPPDTQRWVASRKLQVVRAVAHSLITQAEAQDMYQISAEEFNEWLDAVSRHGERGLKVTVAK, from the coding sequence ATGTATCTTAAGAAAGTCGAAGGCCCCCGCGCCGTGACGCTGCCCGATGGCACGGTCATGACGCGCGCGGACCTGCCGCCACCGGACACGCAGCGATGGGTGGCGTCGCGTAAACTTCAGGTTGTGAGGGCCGTGGCCCACAGCCTGATCACTCAGGCCGAGGCGCAGGACATGTACCAGATCAGCGCCGAGGAATTCAACGAGTGGCTGGACGCCGTTTCCAGGCATGGGGAACGCGGATTGAAGGTGACGGTCGCAAAATGA
- a CDS encoding class I SAM-dependent methyltransferase produces the protein MSDSFFDKVYEAADPEETRALYDAWAASYDAEIADNGYATPGRVADAMFRFAKSHEAPLLDYGCGTGLSGLALKLAGFSTIDGMDPSQEMLDGARRKAVYRTLTPIDLSDPDPIPAGAYEAITCIGVIGTGAAPASTLDLVMHVLPKGGLLGFSLNDHALADPQYEGALNSWLDRGAANVLFREYGPHLPGQNINSTVYIIEKA, from the coding sequence ATGTCGGACAGTTTCTTCGATAAGGTTTACGAGGCGGCGGACCCGGAAGAGACCCGTGCGCTCTATGACGCTTGGGCGGCCAGCTATGACGCCGAAATCGCCGATAACGGCTATGCCACGCCGGGCCGCGTGGCCGATGCGATGTTTCGATTCGCCAAGTCACACGAGGCGCCGCTGCTGGATTACGGCTGTGGCACGGGGCTGTCCGGTCTGGCGCTGAAACTCGCCGGGTTCTCCACGATCGACGGCATGGACCCCAGTCAAGAGATGCTGGACGGCGCAAGGCGCAAGGCCGTCTATCGCACCCTCACACCCATCGACCTGTCTGACCCCGATCCTATTCCGGCGGGCGCCTATGAGGCCATCACCTGCATCGGCGTCATCGGCACGGGCGCGGCCCCGGCCTCGACCCTCGACCTGGTGATGCACGTGCTGCCCAAGGGCGGCTTGCTGGGCTTCAGCCTGAACGACCACGCGCTGGCCGACCCGCAATACGAAGGTGCTTTGAACAGCTGGCTGGATCGTGGCGCGGCCAATGTCCTCTTTCGCGAGTACGGCCCCCACCTGCCCGGCCAGAACATAAACTCCACCGTATATATAATTGAAAAAGCGTGA
- a CDS encoding iron-sulfur cluster assembly scaffold protein, with protein MSGETDLIKLYSARILELAADIPHHGRLEAPDVTVKRRAPLCGSTVTVDLITDGDRITDYAAEVKACALGQAAASVVGGGIIGCTYDQVVAARDALKAMLKSDGPTPPAPFEGLEVLRPAQDYKNRHASILLTLEAATEAMEEARATA; from the coding sequence ATGAGCGGCGAGACCGACCTGATCAAGCTTTACTCCGCGCGGATCCTCGAACTGGCCGCCGACATCCCGCATCACGGGCGGCTGGAGGCCCCGGACGTGACGGTCAAGCGCCGTGCACCGCTTTGCGGATCGACCGTGACTGTGGATCTGATCACCGACGGCGACCGCATCACTGACTATGCCGCAGAGGTGAAGGCCTGTGCCCTGGGCCAGGCGGCGGCGAGCGTCGTGGGGGGAGGCATCATCGGCTGCACCTACGATCAGGTGGTCGCGGCGCGCGATGCGCTGAAAGCGATGCTGAAATCCGACGGGCCCACACCTCCTGCGCCTTTTGAGGGGTTGGAAGTGTTGCGCCCCGCGCAGGATTACAAGAACCGCCATGCCTCGATCCTGCTGACGCTGGAGGCCGCCACCGAGGCGATGGAAGAGGCGCGCGCCACGGCCTGA
- the recG gene encoding ATP-dependent DNA helicase RecG: MTTRPEILFPLFADLETLEGVGPKTAKTLEALHITRPRDLLFTLPHSGIDRRKRDTVQGADLPGTVTVEVLVGRHDPPRSRGRPYRIQVEDSRVAFQLVFFNGRDDYLNRVLPTGARRVVSGKVELFDGMAQMVHPDHILPVEEAGEIPDFEPVYPLTAGVTQKTMAKAARSALARAPDLAEWIDPSQKDQADWPDWHAALDHAHTPADMADLAATDPARMRLAYDEFMAHQLTLALARAKMRRGKGRVSKATGTLQAQMRAALPYTPTGAQTRAIAEIAADMAAPLRMNRLLQGDVGAGKTLVALMALLVAVEAGGQGVMMAPTEILARQHLEGLRPLAESAGVVLELLTGRDKGAERRAKLEALKRGDIQILVGTHAVFQKDVEFHDLRLAVVDEQHRFGVRQRLELGRKGAAVDVLVMTATPIPRSLALAQYGDMDVSILDEKPPGRKPIKTALTNMARIQEVVEHLKGAIAEGRQAYWVCPLVEDSEVMDLTSAEERFKHLRATLGEGRVGLVHGQMPPADKDAAMAAFQRGETSVLVSTTVIEVGVDVPNASIMVIERAEHFGLAQLHQLRGRVGRGEAQSTCLLMYQAPLSEGGQRRMDTMRETEDGFRIAEVDLEMRGVGDLIGTAQSGLPRFRVADMEAQAGLMATAQTDARKLLGDDPELQSERGQAARVLLWLMGQDEAIRLLSVG; this comes from the coding sequence ATGACGACCCGGCCGGAAATCCTCTTTCCGCTTTTCGCGGATCTGGAGACGCTGGAAGGCGTCGGGCCCAAGACCGCCAAGACATTGGAGGCGCTGCATATTACGCGTCCCCGGGACCTGCTGTTTACGCTGCCGCATTCCGGCATCGACAGGCGCAAGCGCGACACGGTGCAGGGCGCGGATTTGCCCGGCACGGTCACGGTCGAGGTTCTGGTGGGCCGCCATGACCCACCGCGAAGCCGGGGGCGGCCCTACCGCATACAGGTCGAGGACAGCCGCGTCGCCTTTCAACTGGTCTTCTTCAACGGCCGCGACGATTACCTCAATCGCGTTTTGCCGACCGGCGCGCGGCGGGTGGTTTCGGGCAAGGTCGAGCTGTTCGACGGGATGGCGCAGATGGTGCATCCCGATCACATCCTGCCCGTGGAAGAGGCGGGCGAGATCCCGGATTTCGAGCCTGTCTACCCGCTGACCGCCGGCGTGACGCAAAAGACGATGGCCAAGGCCGCGCGATCTGCTCTGGCGCGTGCGCCGGACCTGGCCGAATGGATCGACCCGTCCCAAAAGGACCAAGCTGACTGGCCCGACTGGCATGCGGCGCTGGACCATGCCCACACCCCCGCCGACATGGCCGACCTCGCCGCGACCGATCCGGCCCGCATGCGGCTGGCCTATGACGAGTTCATGGCGCACCAGCTGACCCTTGCCCTGGCCCGCGCCAAGATGCGGCGCGGCAAGGGGCGGGTCAGCAAGGCCACGGGCACGTTACAGGCACAGATGCGCGCCGCCTTGCCCTACACGCCCACGGGCGCCCAGACCCGCGCCATTGCCGAGATCGCCGCGGACATGGCCGCCCCCCTGCGCATGAACCGCCTGCTGCAAGGCGACGTCGGCGCGGGCAAGACGCTGGTGGCACTGATGGCGCTCCTGGTCGCGGTCGAGGCAGGCGGGCAGGGGGTGATGATGGCGCCCACCGAGATCCTTGCCCGCCAACATCTGGAAGGTCTGCGCCCGCTGGCCGAGTCCGCCGGCGTGGTTCTGGAACTGCTGACAGGCCGCGACAAGGGAGCGGAACGGCGCGCCAAGCTGGAGGCGCTGAAGCGCGGCGACATCCAGATCCTCGTGGGCACTCATGCCGTTTTTCAGAAGGACGTGGAGTTTCACGACCTGCGCCTTGCCGTGGTGGACGAACAGCACCGTTTCGGCGTGCGGCAACGGCTGGAACTGGGGCGCAAGGGCGCCGCTGTCGATGTGCTGGTGATGACCGCCACGCCCATTCCGCGCAGCCTGGCGCTGGCGCAATATGGCGATATGGATGTCAGCATCCTCGACGAGAAACCACCCGGCCGGAAGCCGATCAAGACGGCGCTGACCAACATGGCGCGGATACAGGAAGTGGTCGAGCACCTGAAGGGCGCCATCGCCGAGGGACGGCAGGCCTATTGGGTCTGCCCGCTGGTCGAGGACTCCGAGGTGATGGATCTGACCAGCGCCGAGGAACGGTTCAAGCACCTGCGCGCCACCTTGGGCGAAGGGCGCGTCGGGCTGGTGCACGGCCAGATGCCGCCCGCCGACAAGGACGCCGCGATGGCCGCGTTTCAGCGCGGCGAGACGAGCGTTCTGGTGTCGACAACGGTCATCGAGGTGGGTGTTGATGTGCCCAACGCCTCGATCATGGTGATCGAACGCGCCGAGCATTTCGGGTTGGCGCAGCTGCACCAGCTGCGCGGCCGGGTGGGACGGGGCGAGGCGCAATCGACCTGCCTGCTCATGTACCAGGCGCCGCTCTCGGAGGGCGGTCAGCGCCGGATGGACACGATGCGCGAGACCGAGGACGGGTTCCGCATCGCCGAAGTCGATCTGGAAATGCGCGGCGTCGGCGACCTGATCGGCACGGCGCAATCCGGCCTGCCGCGATTTCGCGTCGCGGACATGGAGGCGCAGGCAGGGCTGATGGCCACCGCCCAGACCGACGCACGAAAGCTGCTGGGGGATGACCCGGAGTTGCAGTCAGAGCGCGGGCAGGCCGCCCGCGTCCTGCTGTGGCTGATGGGGCAGGACGAGGCGATCCGGCTGTTGTCGGTTGGCTGA
- the hisI gene encoding phosphoribosyl-AMP cyclohydrolase encodes MEFDVSSLRFNDQGLIPAIAQDAASAEVLMMAWMNAEAVARTLETGRVTYWSRSRQAFWIKGESSGHVQKLVEFRVDCDRDCLLVLVDQTGPACHTNRRSCFYTGVQEGLEVELMAPVVP; translated from the coding sequence ATGGAATTCGATGTTTCCAGCTTGCGTTTCAACGACCAGGGCCTGATCCCGGCCATCGCGCAGGATGCGGCCAGCGCAGAGGTGCTGATGATGGCGTGGATGAATGCCGAGGCCGTGGCCCGAACGCTGGAGACGGGCCGCGTCACCTATTGGAGTCGCTCGCGGCAGGCGTTCTGGATCAAGGGTGAAAGCTCGGGTCATGTGCAGAAACTGGTGGAGTTCCGGGTGGATTGCGACCGCGACTGCCTGCTGGTGTTGGTCGATCAGACCGGACCGGCCTGTCACACCAACCGACGCAGCTGCTTTTACACGGGTGTTCAGGAGGGGCTCGAGGTCGAGCTTATGGCACCTGTCGTGCCGTGA
- the gluQRS gene encoding tRNA glutamyl-Q(34) synthetase GluQRS: MTFRTRFAPSPTGPLHLGHAYSALLGHDMARARGGAFLLRMEDTDLQRSKPEWDSQILDDLMWLGLDWDEPVLRQSEQLSSYTPALERFESMGLLYPCSCSRSQIQAALAAPQEGAIHEVYPGTCKHRSMTSREPGDALRLHLDRALDHFGGLYPDFEETGPLHTGTHRIEPDQALAEIGDVVLSRKGEDIVAYFLASALDDIRQSITDVVRGEDLFGFVPIQVILLSLLGHALPRYHHHRLIRDEDGKRLAKRDDARSIATYREAGKSPADIRAMVGM, from the coding sequence GTGACTTTCAGAACCCGTTTCGCTCCATCGCCCACGGGCCCGCTGCACCTGGGTCACGCCTATTCGGCGCTCTTGGGGCATGACATGGCGCGGGCGCGCGGCGGTGCGTTTCTGCTGCGGATGGAAGACACCGACCTGCAACGCAGCAAACCGGAATGGGATTCGCAGATCCTGGACGACCTTATGTGGCTTGGTCTCGACTGGGACGAGCCCGTCTTGCGCCAGTCCGAGCAACTGAGCAGCTACACCCCCGCCCTTGAGCGGTTCGAATCGATGGGCCTGCTCTACCCCTGCTCTTGTTCCCGCAGCCAGATTCAGGCCGCGCTCGCCGCCCCGCAGGAGGGCGCCATCCACGAGGTCTATCCCGGCACCTGCAAGCACCGGAGCATGACAAGCCGCGAGCCCGGCGATGCGCTGCGCCTGCATCTGGACCGGGCGCTCGATCACTTCGGCGGCCTCTATCCAGATTTCGAGGAGACCGGCCCGTTGCACACCGGCACCCATCGGATTGAACCGGACCAGGCGCTGGCCGAGATCGGCGACGTGGTCCTCAGCCGCAAGGGCGAGGACATCGTCGCCTATTTCCTCGCCTCCGCGCTCGACGATATCCGGCAGAGCATCACCGACGTGGTCCGTGGCGAGGACCTGTTCGGGTTCGTACCGATTCAGGTGATCCTGCTCAGCCTTCTGGGCCATGCCCTCCCGCGCTACCACCATCACCGCCTGATCCGCGACGAGGATGGCAAGCGCCTGGCAAAGCGCGACGACGCCCGCAGCATCGCGACCTACCGCGAGGCGGGAAAGAGCCCGGCGGATATCCGCGCCATGGTCGGGATGTGA